Proteins from one Synergistaceae bacterium genomic window:
- the citG gene encoding triphosphoribosyl-dephospho-CoA synthase CitG, giving the protein MIYPPLVLTNGNAHPLIPPNLGGTPFTEGGNTSQAASVPQIIGRLALEAMLLEVSATPKPGLVDRNNSGAHRDMDFFTFMKSAASLAGSFTEFSREGFSGGANKIPPAEIFPAVREIGVEAEKRMFAATGGINTHKGEIFSLGLLCACAGYSAGSGREVTAEGVMTLAGEMCAGICERDFAGVKDKNPAMLTKGERVYLIHGITGIRGEAESGYPSVRLAGLPALREYISRGMNINDALSMTLIHIMAHAHDTNIISRHDMETAHEVMTAARKMIESGFGIEDIRRLDGEFIGRWISPGGAGDLLAVTYFIYAISERHNKKDSA; this is encoded by the coding sequence ATGATATACCCCCCTTTAGTCCTCACGAACGGTAATGCACACCCCTTAATCCCCCCTAACTTAGGGGGGACACCGTTCACGGAGGGGGGTAACACATCACAGGCGGCATCAGTTCCGCAAATCATAGGGAGACTGGCACTTGAAGCAATGCTGCTTGAGGTGTCAGCGACTCCCAAGCCCGGACTTGTTGACCGCAATAACTCAGGGGCGCACAGGGACATGGATTTTTTCACGTTCATGAAGAGCGCGGCGAGCCTTGCGGGAAGTTTCACGGAATTTTCGCGGGAAGGCTTCAGCGGGGGGGCGAATAAGATTCCTCCTGCTGAAATTTTCCCGGCGGTGCGAGAGATTGGAGTCGAGGCGGAAAAACGAATGTTCGCGGCAACCGGGGGAATCAACACTCACAAGGGGGAAATATTCTCGCTCGGCCTGCTCTGTGCGTGCGCGGGATATTCGGCGGGTTCAGGGCGTGAAGTTACTGCGGAAGGAGTCATGACACTTGCGGGGGAAATGTGCGCGGGAATCTGCGAGAGAGATTTTGCGGGCGTGAAGGACAAAAATCCGGCCATGCTCACGAAAGGCGAGCGGGTATATCTGATTCACGGCATAACGGGCATAAGGGGCGAGGCTGAGTCGGGCTATCCTTCTGTGAGGCTTGCGGGGCTTCCTGCGCTGAGGGAATATATTTCGCGGGGAATGAATATCAATGACGCTCTGTCGATGACGCTGATTCACATCATGGCACATGCTCACGACACGAACATAATATCACGGCATGACATGGAGACCGCCCACGAGGTTATGACGGCTGCGCGTAAGATGATTGAGTCGGGGTTCGGGATTGAGGACATTCGGAGGCTTGACGGGGAATTTATCGGGAGATGGATTAGTCCGGGCGGTGCAGGGGATCTGTTAGCTGTAACGTATTTCATTTACGCAATATCAGAGCGGCATAACAAGAAAGACAGCGCATAA
- a CDS encoding efflux RND transporter permease subunit, whose amino-acid sequence MRGFIKFCITHPVFTGCSVVIWILLGISSYFTLGVTLYPDVELPFVLVRTTYQGAGPNEIEQLISKPLEDALADLENLKSITTYSIEGISMVAVEMEAGTNPDLALVDVNNKVKAKIPDLPDDADEPVSSKFDISAQPFLIVSFTSSMPEKTAKKLIEDRIQPVMARVEGVGRVDVTGGRDREIHINLDPAALSDYGIDYMHVCLVVAANNQTTPSGYVTQTKDEVSLRLMGEFNEVEQLEDILIPTANGQPVRLSMLGEVIDGEEDQRSMARADGHPVVQLRISPRSNADVVEAGRQIKRLMTRTMKDYPDFTYEYTYDDTSFVESAVKNIIRDTAIGIALTALVIYLFLGRFGATFIVAFSMPVAFAATFVPLQVHGYTLNLMSTLGLALSMGTLVMNAILIIQNIYRFRDMGYGAFEAAEEGTVEISISVLAGVLTNLGVFMPVALMSTIAGQFLKPYAVTIVYATCFSLWVTMAVTPCLAARIKKTGHDNELPLIGKILTGWWNWIFDGFRDMFFIILHAAMRFPFLTVIFTVLATYGSLKLGAFIGTEFTPSTDDGTVRITLTLDNNSSIHRTADMIYTVEKYIDSIPERKYIRNVVSTVAGSMRSNSISEAQIALYMNDDPDRPSTQALADKIRPFLSDLPGVEISIAATRSGFGNPIEIQIKGQDLNQLYTIAEEIRAKGRVIPGIRDLKIEMEMGKPELRITPIRWRLAPLGINIADLASIVRGYLIGRDSGKFRQGGYEYDIKARISRSLASDIFTAHELPIMTSHGLVPLDELADISWSDGPTEIRRVERERAVVVTGRVRYITSGEGNARMREVVNAMTLPEGVSINFGGEQEDMAENFTELLRTLIIAIVVTYLVVAAILESWTYSVVILATVPMAAIGVVPAMLLSEVNISIFAIIGMIMLVGMVVNNAIVVVDYAEVLRLKGTHPYEAVEEACHVRFKSLLMAVVTSIVSLIPLLSTGRGSEMKRPIAVVAIGGLIAGGMLAMLSIPAAYKLVWRVRFLWAKIRGREYAEKDDEEEYDDDEE is encoded by the coding sequence CTCATCAGCAAACCTCTTGAAGACGCATTAGCTGACCTCGAAAATCTAAAGTCAATCACAACATACTCAATTGAAGGTATCTCAATGGTAGCCGTTGAGATGGAAGCAGGGACTAACCCGGACTTGGCACTAGTTGACGTGAACAACAAGGTGAAGGCAAAAATCCCGGATCTTCCCGATGACGCAGACGAGCCAGTGTCAAGCAAATTCGACATATCCGCACAGCCGTTCCTTATCGTATCATTCACATCATCAATGCCGGAGAAGACCGCAAAGAAGCTCATAGAAGACAGAATACAGCCCGTTATGGCGCGAGTTGAGGGAGTCGGGCGGGTTGACGTTACTGGCGGAAGAGACAGAGAGATTCACATCAATCTTGACCCCGCCGCCCTGAGCGATTACGGGATAGACTATATGCACGTCTGCTTAGTCGTTGCGGCCAACAATCAGACTACACCGTCAGGCTACGTTACTCAGACAAAAGATGAAGTATCACTGCGACTCATGGGCGAGTTCAACGAGGTGGAACAGCTTGAAGACATACTCATACCGACCGCCAACGGTCAGCCCGTGAGACTCTCAATGCTCGGAGAAGTCATTGACGGCGAGGAAGATCAAAGAAGCATGGCGCGTGCTGACGGTCATCCTGTTGTGCAGCTGAGGATAAGCCCGCGCTCAAATGCTGACGTTGTAGAGGCAGGACGGCAGATTAAGCGGTTGATGACCCGGACAATGAAAGATTACCCCGATTTCACGTATGAATACACGTATGATGATACCAGTTTTGTTGAGTCTGCGGTCAAAAATATTATCCGTGATACGGCTATCGGAATCGCTCTGACGGCACTTGTGATTTACCTGTTCTTAGGGAGATTCGGAGCGACATTTATTGTGGCGTTCTCAATGCCTGTTGCATTTGCGGCTACGTTTGTCCCCCTTCAGGTTCACGGGTACACGCTAAACTTGATGAGTACATTGGGACTCGCGCTCTCAATGGGTACTCTTGTCATGAACGCAATACTAATCATACAGAATATATACCGATTCCGTGATATGGGTTACGGGGCATTTGAGGCCGCCGAGGAAGGCACCGTAGAAATTTCTATATCCGTTCTTGCGGGAGTCTTGACGAACTTGGGAGTGTTTATGCCTGTCGCGCTGATGTCGACAATCGCGGGGCAGTTCCTCAAGCCCTACGCCGTAACAATCGTGTATGCTACGTGCTTTTCTTTGTGGGTAACGATGGCGGTTACTCCCTGCCTTGCCGCCCGTATCAAGAAGACCGGCCATGACAACGAGCTTCCGTTAATCGGCAAAATTCTCACAGGCTGGTGGAACTGGATATTTGACGGCTTCCGGGATATGTTCTTTATCATTCTGCACGCGGCCATGAGATTCCCATTTCTGACGGTGATATTCACGGTGCTTGCTACGTATGGCTCACTCAAGCTCGGCGCGTTCATTGGTACGGAGTTTACGCCCTCAACTGATGACGGGACTGTGCGAATCACATTGACGCTCGACAACAACTCATCAATTCACAGGACAGCGGATATGATTTACACGGTCGAGAAATACATTGACTCCATTCCCGAACGGAAATACATCAGGAACGTAGTATCAACCGTAGCAGGGTCAATGCGGTCAAACTCAATCAGTGAGGCTCAAATAGCACTGTACATGAATGATGACCCCGACAGGCCGTCAACACAGGCACTTGCGGACAAGATTCGCCCGTTCCTTTCAGACCTTCCCGGCGTGGAAATCTCAATAGCCGCTACACGCTCAGGATTCGGAAACCCGATAGAAATTCAGATAAAGGGGCAGGACTTGAATCAGCTTTACACGATAGCCGAGGAGATTCGCGCAAAGGGCAGAGTCATTCCGGGAATACGAGACCTCAAAATAGAGATGGAAATGGGCAAGCCTGAACTCCGAATCACGCCAATACGCTGGAGGCTCGCGCCATTAGGGATAAACATTGCGGATCTCGCAAGCATAGTGAGAGGCTATCTCATAGGCAGGGACTCAGGGAAATTCCGTCAGGGCGGCTATGAGTACGACATAAAAGCGAGGATTTCACGTTCACTTGCCAGCGATATATTCACGGCTCACGAGCTGCCTATAATGACATCACACGGGCTTGTTCCGCTTGATGAACTTGCTGATATTTCGTGGAGCGACGGCCCTACGGAGATTCGCAGGGTTGAACGTGAGAGAGCTGTTGTTGTTACTGGGCGAGTGAGATACATAACATCAGGCGAAGGAAACGCGAGAATGCGCGAGGTCGTAAACGCTATGACTCTTCCTGAAGGTGTATCAATAAATTTCGGAGGCGAACAGGAAGACATGGCCGAGAATTTCACGGAGTTATTGCGGACTCTAATCATCGCAATCGTCGTAACATATCTCGTTGTCGCGGCAATATTGGAGTCGTGGACGTACAGCGTTGTAATCCTCGCAACTGTCCCGATGGCGGCAATCGGAGTCGTTCCTGCAATGCTGCTCTCAGAAGTCAACATCTCAATATTCGCCATCATCGGAATGATAATGCTTGTGGGAATGGTCGTGAACAATGCGATTGTTGTTGTCGACTATGCAGAAGTTCTGCGGCTGAAAGGCACTCACCCTTACGAGGCCGTAGAGGAAGCGTGCCACGTGCGATTCAAGTCGCTGTTAATGGCCGTCGTTACGTCAATCGTATCATTAATCCCGTTATTGTCGACCGGGCGAGGGTCAGAAATGAAGAGGCCGATTGCAGTTGTTGCCATCGGGGGACTGATAGCGGGCGGAATGCTGGCAATGCTGTCGATACCTGCGGCGTATAAATTAGTGTGGCGTGTTCGTTTCTTGTGGGCAAAAATAAGGGGACGCGAATACGCAGAGAAAGACGACGAGGAAGAATATGATGACGATGAAGAATGA